From the Desulfosarcina sp. BuS5 genome, one window contains:
- a CDS encoding ATP-grasp domain-containing protein, translating to MKSKKSKKVALEARLRKCKNIITIGVRPNFSDYSTPDAELIMSADKIYYPSMFYADLFNAMGKNFFPSHQTYLFAQDKIKQTSLLNLLGIPHPKTRIFYGKRQKLTITDYFKFPFIGKVPRGSAMGKGVYLIKNKNDLAEYCDKKHVVYIQEYLPSDRDIRIVIIGNKIVHAYWRIASPGEFRSNIAAGGSVSLKPVPAKPLELALYTAKKCQWNDVGIDIIQHNDKYYVLEANMKYGKEGFRQFGIDYIELMEQLIEEGAI from the coding sequence TTGAAGAGTAAAAAATCGAAAAAGGTTGCGCTGGAAGCACGTCTTAGAAAATGTAAAAATATAATTACGATAGGTGTAAGGCCTAATTTTTCAGATTATAGCACCCCTGATGCTGAGCTTATCATGAGCGCAGACAAAATATACTATCCAAGTATGTTTTATGCCGACCTGTTTAATGCCATGGGGAAAAATTTTTTCCCAAGCCATCAGACTTATCTGTTTGCCCAGGATAAAATCAAACAGACTTCACTTTTAAACCTGCTTGGCATCCCTCATCCCAAAACAAGAATTTTCTACGGAAAACGCCAGAAACTAACTATAACCGATTATTTTAAATTTCCTTTTATCGGCAAGGTTCCAAGAGGATCCGCCATGGGCAAAGGTGTATACCTTATTAAAAACAAAAATGACCTTGCTGAATATTGCGATAAAAAGCATGTGGTCTATATTCAGGAATATCTGCCGTCAGACCGTGATATAAGGATTGTCATAATCGGCAACAAGATAGTACATGCATACTGGCGTATAGCCTCTCCAGGTGAATTCCGCAGCAATATTGCGGCCGGGGGATCTGTAAGTTTAAAGCCTGTTCCCGCAAAGCCTTTAGAGCTTGCCCTGTATACGGCAAAAAAATGTCAATGGAATGACGTGGGTATTGATATTATTCAACACAATGATAAATACTATGTGCTTGAAGCAAACATGAAATACGGCAAGGAAGGTTTTCGGCAATTCGGGATTGACTATATTGAGCTGATGGAGCAATTGATTGAGGAGGGCGCTATATAA
- a CDS encoding deoxyguanosinetriphosphate triphosphohydrolase family protein: protein MTLYKIKESLDQRETEKLSKAAALSGSGVRRLNEPFIDTGYRQNFSVDVDRILHSLAYTRYIDKTQVFYLIENDHITHRMLHVQLVSKISRTIGRYLELNEDLIEAIALGHDIGHTPFGHDGENFLSKICKSYHIGHFLHSVQSIQFLDKVERKGKGWNLCLQTLDGILCHDGEIHNQSLEPSVNKTFKTLEAEIDEKKNNPATQLVPMTMEGCVVRMADTISYIGRDIEDAIRLSIIKRSDLPRESVEILGDTNGTIVYNLVSDIIMNSFKKAHLSFSTKISNALKRLKTFNMEYIYLNPEIKKKKGFIKESFKILFERYIEDLENENRTSVIFTGFLEDMSDGYIDSHNYAEIVRDFIAGMTDKYFLRHCSD, encoded by the coding sequence ATGACTCTTTATAAAATTAAAGAATCCCTGGATCAGCGAGAAACCGAAAAACTTTCTAAAGCAGCGGCATTGAGCGGATCAGGGGTTCGCAGGCTAAACGAACCGTTTATTGATACAGGATATCGTCAGAATTTTTCGGTAGATGTTGACCGTATACTCCATTCACTTGCCTATACACGCTATATCGACAAGACACAGGTTTTCTATCTTATAGAGAATGACCATATTACACATAGAATGCTTCATGTTCAGCTTGTTTCCAAGATCTCCAGGACCATAGGCAGATATCTTGAATTAAACGAAGATCTTATAGAGGCAATTGCCCTGGGGCATGATATCGGCCATACTCCTTTTGGACATGACGGTGAAAATTTTTTATCAAAAATCTGCAAATCATATCATATCGGGCACTTTCTTCACAGTGTTCAGAGTATCCAGTTTCTCGATAAAGTCGAACGTAAAGGAAAGGGGTGGAATCTATGCCTGCAAACCCTTGATGGCATTCTTTGTCATGATGGAGAAATTCACAACCAATCACTTGAACCCAGCGTTAATAAGACCTTTAAAACTTTGGAAGCGGAGATAGATGAAAAAAAAAATAACCCCGCGACACAACTTGTGCCCATGACCATGGAAGGATGCGTTGTAAGGATGGCCGACACCATCAGCTATATCGGCCGTGATATTGAAGACGCCATACGCCTCTCTATTATTAAAAGATCCGACCTCCCCCGGGAAAGCGTTGAGATTCTCGGGGATACCAACGGAACTATTGTATATAATCTTGTATCAGATATAATAATGAACAGCTTTAAAAAAGCTCATCTATCGTTCAGCACAAAAATATCAAATGCCTTGAAAAGACTAAAAACATTTAATATGGAGTATATTTATTTAAATCCCGAAATAAAAAAAAAGAAAGGTTTTATAAAAGAAAGTTTTAAAATTCTTTTTGAAAGATATATTGAGGATCTTGAAAACGAAAACAGAACCTCGGTAATCTTTACAGGTTTTTTAGAAGATATGTCCGATGGTTATATTGATAGTCATAACTATGCCGAGATAGTAAGAGATTTTATTGCCGGTATGACTGATAAATATTTTCTCAGACACTGCTCTGATTAA
- a CDS encoding UPF0280 family protein, whose amino-acid sequence MYRNRTYRNLVQTDRLISFKANVNETDLSIHALSQLEDVAKKSILRHRGYIEVFIKQHPEFLNSLYPLQINEPSPAIIRDMANAGANAGVGPMAAVAGAIAKNVGLDLLSCSEEIIVENGGDIFIKTNKPVTVGIFAGASPLSMRIGLHIKKTGKPVSVCTSSGTIGHSLSFGQADAVSVFSDSCSLADAAATSIGNRIGSINDIEKGIEFGKTIKGVQGLIIIVNDKIGIWGDLEIVRI is encoded by the coding sequence ATGTACCGAAATCGCACATACAGAAACCTTGTTCAGACTGACAGGCTGATCTCGTTCAAGGCAAATGTGAATGAAACCGACCTGTCAATACATGCGTTGTCACAACTTGAAGATGTTGCAAAAAAATCGATATTGAGGCACAGAGGGTATATTGAAGTTTTTATCAAACAACACCCTGAATTCCTTAACTCCCTGTACCCCTTGCAAATAAACGAGCCCTCCCCTGCTATTATAAGAGATATGGCAAATGCCGGGGCAAATGCCGGAGTCGGCCCCATGGCGGCTGTTGCCGGAGCCATTGCGAAAAATGTCGGTCTTGATCTTTTGTCCTGCTCCGAAGAGATTATAGTTGAAAACGGAGGCGATATTTTTATAAAAACCAACAAGCCGGTCACAGTCGGTATATTTGCCGGAGCTTCGCCTTTAAGTATGCGCATAGGACTACATATCAAAAAAACAGGTAAACCGGTATCGGTCTGTACATCTTCCGGCACTATCGGCCATTCCCTAAGTTTCGGTCAGGCGGATGCAGTATCCGTTTTTTCAGATTCATGTTCTCTTGCAGATGCCGCCGCCACTTCAATAGGCAACCGGATAGGTTCCATAAATGATATAGAAAAAGGAATCGAGTTCGGCAAAACCATTAAAGGTGTCCAGGGACTTATTATTATTGTGAATGATAAAATAGGCATCTGGGGCGACCTGGAAATTGTAAGGATATGA
- the mutS gene encoding DNA mismatch repair protein MutS, with protein sequence MNYPEATPMMQQYLSIKEKYADAILFYRMGDFYEMFFEDAEKASRILEITLTSRNKNAESPVPMCGVPYKAAQAYLARLINNGYKVAICDQIENPADLKNESSKRLVKRDVVRVVTPGMIMEDELLDEKTNNYILSISQIGNNTGISYLDISTGTFRISETDNFPAIIEEIRRVAPSEAILPEYLQKETFFSSITDALHKKAITFLDKNAFEYRNCRDRLNAQFKTISLEGFGCANLKAGVSAAGAIIHYVCETQKQKTVHLSGIKTYRLDNFLLIDDLTCQNLELLKNLRTGTKKGALLGILDRTNTAMGARMFKNWIRCPLLDIDRIRLRHDAIEEAIAKKNIARQIRECFKSVYDLERLGSKIAMGRANARDLTALKRSLTSLPEIGSYLSEFNSDAFQPDQNFQFDELTDLLEKSIREDAPPVINEGGIIKSGFNAELDELISISRDGKGWLAQLEVKEKAATGINSLKVKYNKVFGYFLEVPKSRSESVPAHYVRKQTLVNAERYITDELKKFEFKVMGAQEKRASLEYKIFTEIRKEIIKYNNKIHAGAQFIAKLDTILTLALIAEENEYTRPEINTTGDIIIEEGRHPVVEKMITGERFVPNSISINNNDSQVLIITGPNMAGKSTILRQTAIIVLMAQMGSFVPAGKASICITDKIFTRIGALDNLSAGQSTFMVEMQETANILNNATSHSLIIMDEIGRGTSTFDGLSIARAVAEFLHEIKDKGVKTLFATHYHELTDLEHTKAKIKNYNIAVKEWNDEIIFLRKLVEGGTNRSYGIQVARLAGIPEKVIQRAKEILFDIENGNSSPDSQKISPVKPKIRRQLSLFKKREDQERERKIIKKLQNLDISGTTPLEALNLLNELQDKAKKIPAA encoded by the coding sequence ATGAATTACCCTGAAGCAACACCGATGATGCAGCAGTATCTTTCCATTAAGGAAAAATATGCGGATGCCATTCTTTTTTATAGAATGGGCGATTTTTATGAAATGTTCTTTGAGGATGCGGAAAAAGCCTCCCGGATCCTTGAGATTACACTCACTTCAAGAAACAAAAATGCCGAATCCCCTGTTCCCATGTGTGGAGTGCCTTACAAGGCTGCCCAGGCCTATCTAGCACGCTTGATAAATAATGGATATAAAGTTGCCATATGTGATCAAATAGAAAATCCGGCGGATCTGAAAAACGAATCTTCAAAAAGACTGGTCAAGAGAGATGTCGTAAGGGTGGTAACACCAGGCATGATCATGGAAGATGAACTGCTGGACGAAAAAACAAACAATTATATTCTCTCTATTTCCCAAATCGGCAATAACACTGGTATTTCTTATCTTGACATTTCCACCGGAACTTTTCGGATTTCTGAAACTGATAATTTTCCAGCCATTATAGAGGAAATACGGCGCGTGGCTCCAAGTGAAGCCATCCTGCCGGAATATTTACAAAAAGAGACTTTTTTCTCATCCATAACGGATGCTTTACATAAAAAAGCAATTACATTTTTAGACAAAAACGCTTTTGAATACCGAAATTGCCGTGACCGGCTGAATGCCCAGTTCAAAACCATCTCCCTGGAGGGCTTCGGGTGTGCAAACTTAAAAGCAGGCGTCTCCGCCGCCGGAGCTATAATCCATTATGTCTGCGAAACCCAGAAACAGAAAACCGTCCATCTTTCCGGAATAAAAACATACCGGCTGGATAATTTTCTTTTAATTGATGATCTGACCTGTCAAAACCTTGAACTACTTAAAAATCTTAGAACAGGAACAAAAAAAGGGGCGCTTCTGGGGATACTCGACCGTACCAATACCGCCATGGGCGCAAGAATGTTCAAAAACTGGATAAGGTGTCCGCTGCTCGATATAGATCGAATTCGGTTAAGACATGATGCAATTGAAGAAGCAATTGCAAAAAAAAATATTGCCCGCCAAATAAGAGAATGCTTTAAATCGGTTTATGATCTGGAACGTCTCGGCAGTAAGATAGCTATGGGCCGGGCCAATGCCAGAGACCTGACAGCCCTGAAGCGCTCACTAACAAGTCTCCCTGAAATCGGATCTTATCTTTCCGAATTTAATTCCGATGCGTTTCAACCTGATCAAAATTTTCAGTTTGATGAGCTGACCGACCTGCTCGAAAAATCGATCCGGGAAGATGCCCCTCCGGTTATCAATGAAGGCGGTATAATAAAATCAGGTTTCAATGCTGAACTGGATGAACTTATATCCATAAGCCGTGACGGAAAGGGGTGGCTTGCGCAGCTCGAAGTCAAAGAAAAAGCCGCAACCGGGATAAATTCTCTTAAAGTAAAATATAATAAGGTATTCGGATATTTCCTGGAAGTGCCCAAATCCCGTTCTGAATCTGTTCCGGCTCATTATGTAAGGAAACAGACCCTGGTCAATGCGGAAAGATATATTACAGATGAGCTGAAAAAATTTGAATTTAAGGTTATGGGGGCCCAGGAAAAAAGAGCCTCTCTTGAATATAAAATATTTACTGAAATCAGAAAAGAGATCATAAAATATAATAATAAAATTCATGCGGGGGCCCAATTCATAGCTAAACTAGATACTATTTTAACCCTTGCCTTAATTGCTGAAGAGAATGAATATACAAGGCCGGAAATAAATACAACCGGGGATATCATTATTGAAGAAGGCCGGCATCCTGTGGTCGAAAAAATGATTACAGGTGAACGTTTTGTGCCAAACAGTATAAGCATAAATAATAATGACAGTCAGGTACTGATAATAACCGGACCGAACATGGCAGGGAAATCAACAATTCTTCGACAGACCGCTATTATTGTTCTTATGGCGCAAATGGGATCATTTGTTCCTGCCGGAAAAGCCTCCATATGCATAACAGATAAAATCTTTACCAGGATCGGGGCACTGGATAATCTGTCCGCAGGCCAGAGTACATTTATGGTCGAGATGCAGGAGACCGCCAATATTCTCAATAATGCGACATCCCACAGTCTTATAATTATGGATGAGATTGGAAGGGGAACAAGCACTTTTGATGGTCTGAGTATTGCCAGGGCTGTGGCAGAATTCTTGCACGAGATAAAAGATAAAGGCGTTAAAACCCTGTTTGCAACCCATTACCATGAATTAACAGACCTTGAACATACAAAAGCTAAAATAAAAAATTACAACATAGCTGTAAAAGAATGGAATGATGAAATAATTTTTCTGAGAAAACTGGTTGAAGGCGGAACCAACCGAAGTTATGGTATCCAAGTTGCACGTCTGGCCGGAATACCGGAAAAAGTTATTCAACGCGCCAAAGAGATACTTTTCGATATTGAAAACGGCAACAGCAGCCCTGATTCGCAGAAGATCAGCCCGGTCAAGCCAAAAATACGCAGGCAGCTAAGCCTTTTCAAAAAAAGAGAAGACCAAGAAAGAGAGAGAAAAATAATCAAAAAACTGCAGAACCTTGATATATCAGGCACAACTCCCCTGGAAGCGTTGAATTTATTAAACGAACTGCAGGACAAGGCCAAAAAAATACCGGCTGCTTAA
- a CDS encoding N-acetylmuramoyl-L-alanine amidase, protein MRNKKILHSFLCFCILSFIIPSLSSALTARDKYYKAEASYKKLRHSPKKMKYRENWLACINKFNAVYRHNPSGPWAPAGLYMSGRLYAKLYKYSYKKSDKKEAIDIFKRIIKRFPKSRYRTRARSAIITLTGKSAKKKSSVKKTHKKKKPYSSTVKVKKKIRVKKKSGLSSNFSRATITGLRFWSNRSYTRIVVDADKETAYIHRLLKKDPSIKKPQRLYLDLDNSRLKQGIAQTIPINDNLLKNARAAQHSHDSVRVAIDIKSFKTYKIFSLKNPFRIVIDVWGRDINKTYPKPFPVLVKKNTGVSPGTLAKQLALGVRRIVIDPGHGGRDYGAPGYLKGVHEKNIALQIAKKLGKKIRAKLHCEVIMTRKDDRYLTLEERTAIANTRNADLFISIHANAARDRKAYGIETYFLNLATDEDAILVAARENATSVKNISDLETILSDLMQNAKINESSRLATYVQKTIYKNMKRKYSKIKNKGVKQAPFYVLLGAQMPAILIETSFISSPRECKRLKSAKYQENLCDAIVDGIKKYIHETNPTAFLRKNPNLS, encoded by the coding sequence ATGCGCAATAAAAAAATTCTACATTCATTTCTCTGTTTTTGTATTTTATCATTTATCATACCGAGTCTCTCATCAGCTTTAACGGCAAGAGACAAATATTATAAAGCCGAGGCCTCTTACAAAAAACTCAGACACAGTCCTAAAAAAATGAAATACAGGGAAAACTGGCTGGCATGCATAAACAAATTTAACGCTGTTTACAGACATAATCCTTCAGGCCCATGGGCTCCTGCCGGACTATATATGAGCGGGCGCCTCTACGCCAAACTCTACAAATATTCGTACAAAAAATCCGACAAAAAAGAAGCAATCGATATTTTTAAACGTATCATTAAACGTTTTCCAAAGAGCAGGTACAGAACCAGGGCCCGATCCGCCATAATCACCCTTACAGGCAAGAGCGCTAAAAAAAAATCATCAGTAAAGAAAACACACAAAAAAAAAAAGCCGTATTCTTCAACAGTCAAAGTTAAAAAAAAAATAAGAGTTAAAAAAAAATCCGGTCTTTCATCAAATTTTTCAAGGGCAACTATAACCGGTCTCCGGTTCTGGTCAAACCGCAGCTATACACGTATCGTTGTTGATGCCGACAAGGAGACAGCTTATATTCACCGGCTCCTTAAAAAAGATCCTTCCATTAAAAAACCTCAACGTCTTTACCTGGATTTGGATAACAGCAGGTTGAAACAAGGTATTGCTCAAACCATACCTATTAATGACAATCTATTAAAAAATGCCAGGGCGGCGCAGCATAGCCACGATTCCGTCAGGGTTGCTATAGATATCAAGTCTTTTAAAACTTACAAAATTTTCAGCCTTAAAAATCCTTTCAGGATCGTTATCGATGTATGGGGCCGGGATATCAACAAAACCTATCCAAAACCATTTCCCGTGCTTGTGAAAAAAAATACCGGGGTTTCTCCCGGCACCCTGGCAAAACAACTGGCACTTGGTGTCAGACGCATAGTAATCGATCCCGGCCATGGTGGCCGTGATTACGGAGCGCCTGGTTATCTGAAGGGAGTCCATGAAAAAAATATTGCTCTTCAGATTGCAAAAAAACTGGGTAAAAAGATAAGGGCCAAACTGCACTGTGAAGTAATTATGACACGGAAAGATGACAGGTATTTGACACTTGAAGAGCGTACAGCCATTGCAAACACCAGGAATGCAGATCTTTTTATCTCCATTCATGCCAATGCCGCAAGAGACAGGAAGGCATACGGGATAGAGACTTATTTTCTTAATCTGGCGACAGATGAAGATGCAATTTTAGTAGCAGCGCGTGAAAATGCAACTTCCGTAAAAAATATAAGCGACCTGGAAACAATATTAAGCGATCTCATGCAAAACGCCAAGATTAATGAATCGAGCCGGCTTGCAACCTATGTACAGAAAACGATTTATAAAAATATGAAAAGAAAATACAGCAAAATCAAAAATAAAGGGGTGAAACAAGCGCCCTTTTACGTGCTTCTGGGCGCACAGATGCCTGCGATTTTAATTGAAACATCTTTTATCAGCAGCCCGAGGGAGTGCAAAAGATTAAAAAGTGCAAAATATCAGGAGAATCTATGCGATGCCATAGTCGACGGAATCAAAAAATATATACACGAAACAAATCCCACCGCGTTTCTTAGAAAAAATCCGAACTTGTCGTGA
- a CDS encoding type II toxin-antitoxin system VapC family toxin codes for MPEIISGLNRRLREQILSPHYYRKAKKQLMDDVHDATVLQVTPSVISCSVKLLETNLLRAMDSLHVACALEWQAELFVTADRRQLMAAKNAGLITEYIGRYKGGWSSK; via the coding sequence GTGCCTGAAATCATTTCCGGGCTGAACCGAAGATTGCGGGAACAAATTTTGTCGCCACATTATTATCGAAAAGCGAAAAAACAATTAATGGATGATGTTCATGATGCAACAGTGCTTCAGGTAACTCCATCTGTAATTTCTTGTTCAGTAAAACTCCTTGAGACAAATCTCCTGCGCGCAATGGATTCCCTGCATGTTGCCTGCGCATTAGAATGGCAGGCAGAACTTTTTGTCACTGCCGATAGGAGACAGTTAATGGCTGCAAAGAATGCCGGCTTGATTACTGAATACATAGGCCGATATAAAGGCGGATGGAGTAGCAAATGA
- a CDS encoding type II toxin-antitoxin system Phd/YefM family antitoxin has product MKTVTFTDFRKKVSIFITEVEHGETLVLLRRGKPVAEVVPFFDRSGRAPSWKKSGIHLQIDGSELSSAILEERESEI; this is encoded by the coding sequence ATGAAAACAGTTACATTCACAGATTTCAGAAAAAAAGTATCTATTTTTATAACCGAGGTGGAACATGGGGAAACCCTTGTACTTTTACGACGTGGGAAGCCTGTTGCAGAGGTAGTTCCATTCTTCGACCGGTCCGGACGGGCACCATCCTGGAAAAAATCTGGTATTCATTTGCAAATAGATGGGAGCGAGCTGTCATCAGCTATTTTAGAAGAGCGTGAGTCTGAAATATGA
- a CDS encoding Maf family protein, giving the protein MFINVSSDIKKIMQNSEKESSLILASKSPRRRELLIKAGLTFTVIPSSFDESSISVSSPEKYVKFLAESKASDVSEKYPEQWVIGADTIVKAGDNILGKPKSGRDAFRMLTQLSGRFHHVITGYSICCKKNGYSFTDSVTTEVIFKNLTKNEIDWYIGTQEPFDKAGAYAIQGLASRFVKLIKGSYTNVVGLPVYDVIEALKAQQARYNCLYNSLNEV; this is encoded by the coding sequence TTGTTCATAAACGTATCATCTGATATTAAAAAGATTATGCAAAATTCCGAAAAAGAATCATCATTAATTCTTGCATCAAAATCTCCCCGCCGCAGGGAACTTTTAATAAAGGCCGGCCTGACTTTTACTGTAATTCCGAGTTCTTTTGATGAGAGCTCGATATCTGTCTCATCACCTGAAAAATACGTAAAATTTCTTGCAGAAAGTAAAGCATCCGATGTATCAGAAAAATATCCTGAACAATGGGTCATTGGAGCCGATACCATTGTTAAGGCCGGGGATAATATTCTCGGAAAACCGAAATCCGGCCGGGATGCTTTTCGCATGTTAACGCAGTTAAGCGGCCGTTTCCATCATGTCATTACCGGATATTCCATATGCTGTAAAAAAAACGGGTATAGTTTTACAGATAGCGTAACAACAGAGGTTATTTTCAAAAACCTGACCAAAAACGAAATAGATTGGTATATCGGCACACAAGAACCTTTTGACAAAGCCGGCGCATATGCAATTCAGGGGCTCGCCTCCCGCTTTGTTAAACTTATCAAAGGTTCCTACACAAATGTTGTCGGCCTGCCTGTGTACGATGTTATTGAAGCACTAAAGGCTCAGCAGGCTCGCTATAATTGTTTGTATAACAGTCTAAATGAGGTATAA
- a CDS encoding type II toxin-antitoxin system HicB family antitoxin: protein MFRKLTAIIEKEGDGYVALCPEVDVASQGETVGKARMNLKEALELFFEMASPEEIKSRLHDEVYVTHVEIAVG from the coding sequence ATGTTCAGAAAACTAACTGCCATTATTGAAAAGGAAGGGGATGGGTATGTTGCTCTTTGTCCGGAAGTTGATGTTGCAAGCCAAGGCGAAACTGTTGGAAAGGCAAGGATGAATCTAAAAGAAGCATTGGAATTATTTTTTGAAATGGCCTCACCGGAAGAAATTAAATCTCGCTTACACGATGAGGTCTATGTCACTCACGTGGAGATAGCAGTTGGGTAA
- a CDS encoding type II toxin-antitoxin system HicA family toxin, which yields MGKLNVLPGKEVCRILRKHGFQKVRRKGSHVVMQKQIIGSTITVVVPDHKEIRMGTLKSIIRQSGINRANFE from the coding sequence TTGGGTAAACTTAATGTTCTACCGGGTAAGGAAGTTTGTCGGATACTCCGGAAACACGGATTTCAGAAAGTTAGAAGAAAAGGAAGTCATGTTGTAATGCAGAAGCAAATCATCGGGAGTACAATCACCGTAGTAGTTCCAGATCATAAGGAAATTCGTATGGGAACATTGAAGTCTATAATCCGTCAATCTGGTATTAATCGAGCAAATTTTGAATAA
- a CDS encoding YggS family pyridoxal phosphate-dependent enzyme: MKTRLNSIKKKITDAAVSCGRDPADIRLVAVSKRIPENKIREAIEAGADILGENFIQEAREKTDHLSSCNVSWHFIGHLQSNKSKYAVRMFDFIHTVDSIKLALEINKRAEKINKIQNILIQVNISGELSKSGVEPEKIMDLLKEISRLKNISVKGLMTMPPYFSNPEKARPFFASLRKLREAIKKEDIPGIFMEELSMGMTGDFEAAIEEGATLVRIGTAIFGKRV, translated from the coding sequence TTGAAAACAAGATTGAACAGCATTAAAAAAAAAATAACAGACGCGGCAGTCTCATGCGGTCGCGATCCGGCGGATATCCGCCTTGTAGCGGTCAGCAAAAGAATACCTGAAAATAAAATCAGAGAGGCTATTGAAGCCGGAGCTGATATTCTTGGAGAAAATTTTATCCAGGAGGCTCGTGAAAAAACAGATCACCTGTCATCCTGTAATGTATCGTGGCATTTTATAGGCCACCTTCAATCGAACAAATCCAAATATGCCGTCAGGATGTTTGATTTTATCCATACTGTGGATTCAATTAAACTTGCGCTGGAAATAAATAAGCGGGCTGAAAAAATCAATAAAATTCAGAATATTCTGATACAGGTAAATATCAGCGGTGAATTATCCAAATCCGGAGTCGAACCGGAAAAAATAATGGATCTACTGAAGGAGATAAGCCGCTTAAAGAATATATCCGTCAAAGGTCTTATGACCATGCCTCCTTATTTCAGTAATCCTGAAAAGGCGCGCCCCTTTTTTGCATCCTTACGAAAACTGCGGGAAGCGATAAAAAAGGAGGATATACCCGGTATTTTCATGGAAGAACTTTCCATGGGGATGACCGGAGATTTTGAAGCTGCAATAGAAGAAGGGGCAACCCTTGTAAGGATTGGAACTGCAATTTTCGGGAAAAGAGTTTGA
- a CDS encoding epoxyqueuosine reductase QueH codes for MKILLHICCAPCSIYPVKILRREGLEVFGFFYNHNIHPYSECVKRRETLADYADSINLRVIYQKEYNLEEFIRNVVFREADRCSYCYHDRLRSAALIAKRGKFDYFSSTLLYSKFQKHKMIQSIGQSIGKSLGVPFLYLDFRKGWKEGIEESKCLGLYRQQYCGCIYSEKERFYRLSHK; via the coding sequence TTGAAGATACTGCTTCATATATGCTGCGCGCCCTGTTCAATATATCCGGTTAAAATCCTCAGGAGGGAGGGCCTGGAGGTTTTCGGTTTTTTCTATAACCATAACATCCATCCTTATTCCGAATGTGTCAAAAGGAGGGAGACTCTTGCAGATTATGCAGACTCGATTAATCTGCGGGTAATCTATCAAAAAGAGTATAATCTTGAAGAATTCATCAGAAATGTGGTCTTCCGGGAAGCAGACAGATGTTCTTACTGTTACCATGACCGCCTGAGATCTGCGGCGCTGATTGCGAAACGAGGCAAGTTTGATTATTTCTCTTCAACCTTGCTCTATAGTAAATTTCAAAAACACAAGATGATACAATCAATCGGGCAATCGATAGGAAAATCACTCGGAGTTCCATTCTTATATCTTGATTTCCGTAAGGGATGGAAAGAAGGAATCGAAGAATCGAAGTGTCTCGGATTATACAGGCAGCAGTACTGCGGATGTATATACAGTGAAAAAGAAAGGTTTTATAGACTTTCACATAAATAA